The segment tgcGGTCTCGTGCTTTAACAGTAGCTAATGTTCGCAATCAGCAGGATGAGCCTGATGTGAGAGAGAGCGGCTCGGTAAGCCTCTGTAAGCCGCTTCAAGCCCTGCGGATCAAACCGAGTATGCTGCTGCTGTATAATAAAGCGTCAATGATTGACGCATTTTCACTTTGCCGGAGTGTAAATGCCCCGCTGATGTCTGCTTTTCTGTCGGTTGTAGATGTATCAGAAGAAACGATAGCATGTGATTGGACAAAAATATGTCTCGTGCAAGAAAAGTCATCCACCCAATTTAAAGTACACTAATGAAATTGAAATTAGTCTCTaatgctcaacaaggctgcatttatttaatcaaagatgcaataaaaacagtaatattgagaactgtttttctgtgttaagatattttaaaatgtaatttatttctgtgatgcatcATTAccctagtcttcagtgtcacatgatccttcagaaatcattttaatatgctgatttgatgctcaagaaacttttcttattattattaatagttgtgctgtttaacatttttgtggacattctttgataaagttcaatgaacagcatttattattatttattaaagcatttattaatcttttgtaacattatgaatgtcttcattgtcacttttgatgaacagtttttttaaattataataatatttcacaatattactgtttttactgcatttttaatcgaataaatgcagccttggagagTATAAGAAGcttatttcaaaacaattaTACATCTTACCGACCTGGTGGTAAATATATAGGTGACTGACAAATAGagcttgttttattttttaccataATTAGAAggctatttaaagggttagttcactcaaaaatgaaaataatgtcatttattactcaccctcatgaactgtaagaccttcattcatctcggaacacaaattaagatatttttgttgaaatgcgatggctccgtgagtccttcatagggagcaatgacctttcctctctcaagatccataaaggtactaaaaacacatttaaatcggttcatgtgagtacagtggttcaatattaatattataaagcgacaagaatatttttggtgtgccaaaaaaataaatgaataatgacttatatagtgatggccaattttaaaacactgcttcaggaagcttcggcgCGTTATGAAtgagcgtgtcgaatcagcggttcggagcaccaaagtcacttgatttcagcagtttggtggtttgacacacgatccgaatcatgattcggcacagaagaatcataacactccgaagcttcatgtgaaatcggccatcactaaataagtcattattttgtttgtttttttggcgcaccaaaaatattctcgtcactttataatattaatattgagccactgtactcacatgaactgatttaaatatgtttttagtacctttatggatcttgagagaggaaatgtcattgctccctatgtaggcctcacggagtcatcggatttcaactaaaatatcttaatttgtgttccgaaggtcttacgggtgtggaagggcatgagggagagtacattattttcatttttgggtgaactaaccctttaataatagtGGTAAATACCCATGAccactctctctttttctctctgccAGATGATGACTGAGATAGGAAAGGCCCAGACTGATTCGGTGGTGTCCAGTGTGGAGTCCATGCTGGCGGACGCTGCCCAAATACAAACCCAGTGCAAGAAGCGCAGCACGGAACTGGCCGCAGCTGCGGTGGAGCTGCACGAGGAGACCCAGAGCCTGCGAGAACAGTGTCAGGCCACACAGCTGGACATGGCCCGCCTCCGACGGACGCTAGACGAGCTAATGGATACCAAACACGCCTACGAGGCCCGTGAGAGACAGACCCGCAAACTCAGCAAGCAGCTGTAGAGCGAGGCTGCcattttttgtgaatgtgaagaAATTAAGTTAAGCTAAAGTAAATATCTCTGTAAAAAGTTGTTTACATAATTACAAGTAtatcaataaaataattattaaaagcAAACACGCAGTTGTCTAACAATTGTACAAGactcttaaagctgcagtccgcaatttttggccctctagcggttaataaacagaactgcacgcgtcttgcggagaaaccttctagccggagctacttttctccatgtctgtctatggcgagtcacgcagttactgtgatactctgcggcgggtcctaccagtccggtctgaaatactcagaatataaacacttattataaatgtaccataatgattcaggattagacaaaaacacggtttggaaaatggattcatgttgtacatactcattatataatttttgtacatttttaacaaaaaaagttgcttactgcagctttaactaaattaatttGTTCAGCATTCATGATATTTGTTATGTAAAGTACTCGCAGAGTAGTTACAATCatgaaagggatagttcacccaaaaatgaaaatattcctaagctttactcaccctcaagcaatcctaggtgtatgtgactatcttctttcagatgaacacaatcagagatatatttaaaaatttcatTAGTACTCcgaggtttataatggttgtgaatgggggggggACATGTTTTGAagtcaaaaataatgcatccatccatatattaaaaaaagtaatccatatgactccagggggttaataaaggccttatgAAGTGAATCGATGcgcttttgtaagaaaaatatacatttaaaactttataaattcaaatatttaGCTTCCGTCGGATGACCGTACAATGTAATGATGAACGTGGAAGTGCAGaagatagagcaaaacaaatcaaCGGTCACAGATTATAAGTCGACGATAATTTTTAAAGTGAAATGtcggattttgatataagaggagcttaaatttgttgcacagccatttttgaaccgtgagaggcgtctaagctacaatactcctacatcctgcgtcatacatcgcgTCAGTAAGTCGACTTGCGCATTCTGCGTACGGTCGTCCACCAGAAGCTAGTTATGcgaatagagtgccccagggatgacgcgtttttgtaggccaacccggaagttagcggcgcacgggttccctcgactgaaagcctattcatttttcccgtagacttttggaaaatcgcagaaaataatggtgcgttcaagtcatgtcggaaagatcgtatttacgagcagaactgacatgaatgccaccacaatgtcgtaaataccagtgggaagctcgtaattttctttaagctccgatctgtacgagttgggggcgtgtcagtcagaaacatggcgaaataccacaatattacaggtatttagcagtgaattgtcaggcttttctatttacaacaaagtaagctgattcccagcaaaaaatacaatagcatcacagtataaaaatgtaatatgcaacAATTAAGTTTACAAcagcttcataaattaattaaaaaacataaaaaagcaacatacaactaatgtacattatttgctctacattttctagaagcagaagtgttgtaattttgtgtaattaatttagagaaggcacaccgccatcatactccgacgaaagtgacttgaacgcacctaccgtcgtacacacgatttcccacctcgtaaatacgaacttcccaggaagacttgaacgcaccataagctctgtgtttaacaaaggattatgacacttacacgttttgtctatcaagataatctttataAGTTAACACAactagattttgaagcctaaataaagtcgtcagatataaaaggctataacagtaggctataaacggactacagcacaccatggtcgcggatcaacgtcaccactgtacaagacacagtaaaagtaaaaaaaaaaaaatcacaagtgggttattaTAACTGGtgctttttatgtcatagatcaaaacgtgaaagtatttagaggctttgttaacctcagaccttatttcaggcgatttagcaaaaacccattcaaaaaacccatagactttacggcgttggaaccggaagtcctaaaatgctaactcgcttccggattttgtctacaaaaacgcgtcatccctggggcactctatagataaagttttaaatatgtatatttttctttaaaaaatctgcatcgcttcgcttcagaaagcctttattaacccactgtaGTCGTattgattactttttttttaatggatggatgcattatttttttacttcaaaacgcGGCCCCCctattcacaaccattataaactcCGGAGGACTAggagattgtgtttgtctgaaagaagatagtcatatacacgtaggatggcttgagggtgagtaaatcaagggataattttcatttttaggtgaactatcccttgaaGAGACGGGTTATTGGGAGATAtaatctcgcaattgcgagaaaaagttataattatataatgaaTGTTTTGGGTTCTAATGTTATATACGTaaaatgttataggtttaaatattatttcatgttgtaattatatatattatgacCCCTATAAACTGCATCTGCCATGTGCGGCTATGACATAACTGTGACGTCTGCTTCCAAGTGTTCTATATCTCAGATTATTGGCCTCAAActgattttatttcatgtttggCATGTTCGACCCCATTATGGCAGATGAATGaaaaatactatactatacataataaaaataccATATTGTGACACCATAAGAACTTGGCTGACAAATTTAATTGCTTTGAAACGCTTACATTGCACCCAAGGATAGTATGTTATACAACagatttagtatttttaaaaaaatatcagtgCATAATCTGTAACCAGCAGTTTTAAAACCAAAGTTAAATGAAAAAGTTTCAAAAGAAGGTGATGAGACCAAAGCATTCAGTGGCTGAAGCAAACATGGACACTGTGCAGCCGAGATAGGCGGAAGGACAGTGTTTCTGAGGACTTTAGTGTTGTGGGCAGCACCTCAGATTTGGCACTTCGCCTGCGGAAAGCGGATACCATCAGTAGCCAAATTATGGATTTATGTCCCTGTcaacccacacacacatacacaccacacacacacacccctccTGTGGCTGTGTGCAGGAAAAAGCCATTAAAAATGACACCTCTGCTGGGCACAAGATTAATAGCCAAACACTCTCGGAAAGACACTCTCAAGCAGTTTTGCCCATGTAAAGGACACCAAGGACTATGGGGAAGAGAAATGTAaaattggggggggggggcttcCTTGCCTACATAACAGGCACGAGCACCGTCTAATGGGATTTATGGAGTAATTCATATAAACAGACAGGAGAGGGCGGTAATGTTGTACATTGACACAGAGCAAGCTTCACTTAAGACAAGTTAACAGTCAGTACAGTGCATTAACTTGGTCTGACTTCAGGTCAGCTAGGTAATTTAATGGATGCTATTCGACAAAAGCCTATAAATTGATGTACGTACTCATAAAATGTTTTGGCCAGAGAGTAAAAACACTTGAGTCACCATGTAGAAACAAAGTAGTAGTATGAGTATGCAATCCTCATGTTTAGTTGAAGTTTGAAAACACTGACAATGTTGTCCGATTTGATCTCTTTACATAAagctgtgtctcaatcagttcAGGTCACACCACCAATCTGGCAACCGCACACTATCACCGGCCAGGTCTATGCTGCCAGCCACAGATCAGTAACCATGGCAACTAACCCTTGGCAATGCTAGTGAACAAAATCAAGATCGTATACTGGAACTGCCAAAATCCTCTTGGCTCAGCTAGCCAGCAGTGCgtttgtgaatgtgtgtgtgtgtgtgtgtgtgtgtgtgagtgagtgagtgagtgtgttcaAGTGACACATAGACTGCTTTAGTGTGGAGCGACACAGATTAACTGTGTCCCTGTTCACTAAGGACATCCTGGGCGGTTAAAGAAGGGCTCTGTTTCAGAAGGGGTCACTGATGGGTTCTCTCCTCCTGACTGGATTTCTGACCCTTTGTTACGCTGGAGCAGGACCAGAACTGCTATGATCATCCAAAAGAAGAAATTCACCCATACTGCTGtctgaaagagagaaaaataagTGTCTTAAAAATGATGTTGAacatgaagaaaaagaaaaaaagagagaaatttGTAGGGCAGTAGTGCAATTAGAGACAgacaatttgtttttgtttttttacttaaaaataatcaattaaaattatatataaatgtgtgtgtgtgtgtgtgtatgaagtcATTTGCGCAATATAATTGTCTAAATCATTGTCTACAAATGTTgtctataatatattatatatatatatatatatatatatatatatatatatatatatatatatatatatatatatatatatatatatatatatgctgtcaAGTAATTAATCACATCCAAACTACTGTACTgtgaatatttattatgtatatataaatacacacatatacatgtatatatttaagaaatatttacatgtatacatgtgtgtgtgtgtgtgtatatattatatatatatattataactatataaactttatattatatataaatatataaatataacatgtttttgttaaatatatacatgcatttGCAAAATATAATTGTCTAAAACACTGTCtagaaatgtatacattttatacatgTATGAAGTCATTTACACATATTGTATGCATGTATaattgtatatatgtatgtattatgGATTTTTTCCAATGTTACCATCAAGAAGAGGTTTCTCCAacactctcagataaatgagagATTTGAAGCCAGAATGTCAATAAGGGATCAAGGGAGTTTGTAGTTACCTCTGCACTGTGCAGCCTGGAGTAGAACTGGCTCCCACTTATAGGGCTCAACCAAGACTCATTTTGAGCTTCTTCACACctgcaaatgcataaaaaaaatgcatatatacacCCACTGTTGATACATTAGTTATGATGATCAATATTGTCTGCACTAAAAGCCATTCTCACCCACACTCACCTTGTTATATTCTTCACTGTATTGAGCACTGAGTCACACAGTCTGTCTCGGCCGATTTTTAGGATGCATCCCGTCAccaagaggaagaagaggaagacTCCAGACAAGCCAAGGGTAATGTTCATCCATAATTTCTCTCTTAAACCAGACAGAGACAACATTGCACAATGTTTGCAtgatgttttagaaaaaaatatttacttcCAATTTAATAGTCTGGGGAATCATCCTCTTCCTTTCATGTTTGCAAAGTCTCACACTCTGACAGTACAAGGACTGTTGTAACATCTCTTACTGGATTTgaaaatagtttatttattacttttaattaaTAGTGCATTGGTGAGGATTATGATCattgttattaatatataaacagcttgttattaatatatacattacCAATTAAACTAATGGTCGGccaatatagattttttttatggcCAATGCCAATGTAATTTATCCCTGtcatgacaaagctgaattttcagcatcattactccagtcttcagtgtcacatgatccttcagaaatcattctaatatgttgatttgctgctcaagtaacatttcttattaaccATGAAGCATTTtattcagaattctttgataaatagaaagttaaaaaggaCACCAACTGTTTGAATTATAAATGTTCTGTAACATTATTAAAGTCCccattaaatcaaaatgaagTTTTTgggcttttagtatgaatatgctAGTCTTAGTGTTATAAGCTAgtgctccaaaacaatgacaaaattcccATTTAcaagatataagcattcaaaacataCAGTCTTTCACTTCCTCCAATATGGATCAATGatttcagtgggcctttaaagtCTTTCCAGactcttttgatcaatttattgaatacttgaataaaagtatacatttctttttaaaaaatcttactaaacACAATGTCTCATATCTAAATGCACATAACTTTTtatgagtttgcataatatccGTTTAGAGTTCCTTCTGCAACCTATTCATACTGGAGCACGACAAGCAGGAAACAGAAACGGAAGCACCTTCAGAAAACCTCTGTTCTCATAGCTGAAATAAACTCACTAGCACATGTTCTACTGTGTTGTTGGACATACCTTTTCACCTCTCCGTCAAAACAGGCGACGTAGATCCAGTATAGAGTGAGTGAAAAGCAGAAGACAGCCACACAAACTGAGATGGCTGACACAAAGtaacagagagagggagaacTGGATGAAAGAACACTGATGGATGAGTTGTTCAGATGCACTGAACCGTACAGCATACACTTCCCAGCAAAACTTCCCTGTTTgagtggggggaaaaaagtagAAAGTTCTggcttacaaaaatgcatcttaTGACTGTAATAGGCACTTTCCACAAATAAAGTACAACAGAGGACCtggctttattttaattaatttatttatgttattaCAAACGGTCATTGaagatatactgtatattatattatattatattatattatattatattatattatattatattatattatattatattatattatattatatatacagtccaaaagtttggaaccactaagatttttaatgcttttaaaaaaagttttgtctgctcaccaaggctacatttatttaattaaaaatacagtaaaaaacagtaatattgtgaaatattattacaatttaaaataactgtgtactatttaaatatatttgacaaagtaatttattcctgtgatggcaaagatgaattttcagcatcgttactccagtcttcagtgtcacatgatccttcagaaatcattctaatatgttgatttgctgctcaataaacatttatgattattttcaatgttgaaaacagttgtgtactttttttattcaggattccttgatgaatagaaagttcaaaagaacagcatttatctgaaatacaaaacttctgtagcattatacactaccgttcaaaaggttggggtcagtaagaatttttatttttatttttaagaaattaaagaaatgaatacttttattcagcaaggaatcatacttttattcaggcattaaatcaatcaaaagtggcagtaaagacatttataatgatacaaaagattagatttcagataaacactgttcttttgaactttctatataacaaataatcctgaaaaaaatattgtacacaaatattttgtacaattgtacacattaaatgtttcttgagcagcagatcagcatattagaatgatttctgaaggatcatgtgacactgaagactggagtaatgatgctgaaaatacagctttgccatcacaggaataaattactttgtgaaatatattcaagtagaaaacagttattttaaattgtaataatatttcacaatattactgtttttactgtattttgaattaaataaatgtagccttggtgagcagacgaaacttcttttaaaaatcttagtggttccaaacttttggactgtactgtatattatatatatatatatattagttctTGGAAAAAGTTGATTAATTGTTGAGTCGGGACCTCCAAGGTGGGCACAAGCAAAAATTAAGGGTGGGATATAGGTGGAATTTACTGCGTTTCAAACTAGACACTTTTCACATTTAAATGTTATGTTACACAAACTATTACCAatcataaaattaaatatgCCAACTCTCTAGTTTGACAACATGGGAActgcccccctttttttttaggGTACCAAAGAATACATAATTAGATAACTTCAAAACTACACAAGAGCATCACTCTTGGTGAACAAAGTCTTCAtttttctctttcattctcaTCTTGAGATTTCAGCTGGTAACAGGATAAAACCCGACTGAAGCtccttcacaaacacacacactctctctttttttgcTCATCTGACTTTAATAAGCCAATTCCTTTTGGAAGCATATTCTCAGCTAGTCACATGACAGGGAAAAAGTGGAGAGAGTGACAGAAGTGGAAGCTTTGGTTGCTTCTGTCACGCTTTCATTTTCTCTCCACTTCCGggttttacttttaaaacgtATTACTTCTTCTACTGTATGGATAATTATACGTGACTTAAAAACATTTCTGGTCTCATtttcttcagtcacatgactaTGACAATTTTGGTAGAAACTCGTGAGAGTATAAGCGCAGAATACCTAAAGAAGAAAAGTTATGATTTTACATGTAACTAAGGAAACACCAAAACAATTGAAAAGTTGAAAACAATTGTCCTAAACAAAACTATCAACTGTAAACTACAAGCGTTCAGCTAACATCAAGTTTGAAACTTGCATTTTACCGTGTTTCCGAAGGCAAAGCACCATGTAACATCTGTTATAGTCTTCTATATTCATTAGCAAACAGCAGATACCTGTGAGATTGTAACAGAAGAGGCTGTGACGATCCCGCAGATAAAACAGCTGCCGTACAGCAGCAGCTCCAACAGCAGAAGCCACGGCAGCGCCATAGCTTTAATGCGCGCGCCACAACTCCACACTGACTTTAACCAGCCGCGGCAGCGCGCGTATACACCATGTGCCCAAAAACGCATCATGAGTTAACGACAATCATGTGATCGCTGTCgcacaaaaacatgaattgaaTACAACCACATTCCCTTGCATTTTAAGTAAAGCCTCAAAATAGGTCACGTTTATGATAATCACTTTACCTTAGTCAAGTTATATAGACCTACTTCATCATGACAGAATCTAAGATGTTAGAGTAGAactagggttagttcacccagaaatgaaaattctgtcattaattacttacccttacgtcgttctacacccctaagacacaaatgaagatatttttgatgaaatctgatggctcattgaagcctctattgagagcaaagccactgaacctctcaagatccagaaaggtactaaaaacatatttaacccttaaatgcatgactgtttcaccaatcgttcttacatattcgggtctttatcgacccagaTCTATATCTatcacggaaggatctctaacTGTCACGATAACATAAAACTCctttgatattagagtaacaattgcagaagaataaaataaagcatattttgttaccttttggagcttgaaagggcccagtttgagcagatgttttatgccatcaccgctgtcctcgtcagagctcatttcccagtaaattcagcaaataataggctagttttatgtttgatgtcacgaatatgagcccattcgcgatctcaaacgtattctcaaaactatataattttcaacatcttcaaaatcaatatttcgatcgctaacagcttcaccagatccatccagtaacagttacagtcatatttgattgcgttcagtacttgctctgcagtaaatcactgagccatttcatgttttccttatttcgttttctgtctgaacgAGTCGTtacttcagcattgtgtttcAGACATTGTCACCTTggggaataaaggtgaattgcacttattctgtaatctaagattcaattattgttgtgaagaaaaaatataagtacactcatacacagctcgatagcgaccctatacaatgtttacaaaaaatgaatacaaaaataggcattcttttataattttatgatttttttcttgttatattctttataatgaattgattgaggaataccaagaaggttgatgtctaactttaaaacattaatgaggaggagggtagtgaatgacgtcccgggtcactaaagacccgaggtatgcatttaagggttaaaacagttcatgtgagtacagtggttctatcttaatataataaagcgactagaatactttttgtgcaccataAAAAAATAACGTCTTTACAacatggccgatttcaaaacactgctttggagctttacgaatcgaatcagtgccaaagtcacgttaTTTCAACAGTTTAAcagtttgataggagatccgaatcatcCGAATTATCGATataaaagattcgtaaagctcagaagcagtgtttttaaatcagCCATCACCAGATATTgatgaaaagtcgttatttttttatttttttttaagcacaaaacatattaaggttgaatcactgtaatCCCTGAATCTTGAGATTTTCAGTtacattgctggcaatgcaggcctcactgagccatcggatttcatcaaaaatatcttaatttgtgttccgaagatgaacgaaggtcttacggttgtataacgacatgagggtgagtaataaatgacattattttcatttttgggtgaactaacactttaactaTTATTATATCTGGACCTTTTACTTGTTATTGAACTATTTTACTTTCAGTTAGATCAGTGCACTTCAATCATATTATTACTCAGCCAATTATGTCATGCAAGGCTGCGTATGCATTTGACAATAAGTGTTATTGTGGCACAAATTTGAAGCGTTGACTAAAAGCAAAGTTTGTTTGGACTTATTTTATTACACGACACCACAAATTCACAGAAACTCAGCAACATTATGTAACAATGTATAATGTAATAAGTAATATAAAAAGGTCAAAAGCCAACCAGGCCTGCATTTTCAGTTATATTAATGAGCATTAATGTAACAGTGAATAAAATgagtccccccccccccccccacaccgCCATATAATCATAACATTTTTCAGTGCTAACCACTTGACTAAAGTATTAATCAGATAATGTTTAAACAATACTTTTGAGCATCATGATGATAGTAATAAAACACTTATTCAGTGTTCTCGATCTTTACAGCAtacttttgtacattttcttCTTGTTTCTTTGCTACTAATTCAAATTGTTAACCGTTCTTGCACACTTCTGATATCAATCTGTGCACAATTCATGTGTTTTTATGAGGCTATGTATGTGTATGATAAACTCTATTTAGCCCATCCGGTAAGTGTCTGTGGGGCAGCCGGGCAGACGGAAGCTGTCAGGCACTGGGCTGTCTAATTTACAGATGATCTTGTAGATGGCCTTCTT is part of the Chanodichthys erythropterus isolate Z2021 chromosome 11, ASM2448905v1, whole genome shotgun sequence genome and harbors:
- the tmem179ba gene encoding transmembrane protein 179B, whose protein sequence is MALPWLLLLELLLYGSCFICGIVTASSVTISQGSFAGKCMLYGSVHLNNSSISVLSSSSPSLCYFVSAISVCVAVFCFSLTLYWIYVACFDGEVKREKLWMNITLGLSGVFLFFLLVTGCILKIGRDRLCDSVLNTVKNITRCEEAQNESWLSPISGSQFYSRLHSAETAVWVNFFFWMIIAVLVLLQRNKGSEIQSGGENPSVTPSETEPFFNRPGCP